A section of the Hemibagrus wyckioides isolate EC202008001 linkage group LG04, SWU_Hwy_1.0, whole genome shotgun sequence genome encodes:
- the LOC131352117 gene encoding fibronectin type III and SPRY domain-containing protein 2 isoform X3: MFFFQEDIGVSLSMDLYEMRGRLQVIAEENTASEEEEENEEEDEFVMVRNRKMTSDPSDRPNAWCIDCGVPTHSNPREHTHTQHRVITISTAAQEIKGELCKRSSSLAEKITQMDNFLSNLEEIFITVEENFGRQEQNLEQHYNDVLQSLSQRFRDNSAALLDEKKLKLEALYGQLLSCGDALTASKELIEHAQELHRCEDTHIFLQTVISIIKRMEEFSKDEVELKVCVCLDFAPPPSDLTEVQHMMDSVNVVPAPSAPVMNPQLVNSASPSSLRVCWSLFSDDTVDFYQLYCRQICEDIATETVQEASVLRVKETHCVVKDLYPNSQYEFWVTATNTTGISPASEKAVYMTVPSPPDIRQHECASCLEAALIRWDSGNTNPVESYTLELCEDGELDHAVTESIVAIPTCECVVQLQPWKCYIITVRAVNIGGSSEKSRPIKISTTGTFFHLLKETAHPSLCVLDDGFTIVYPDEDLPLSDMVFTESSFNSCVAVLGDLIPVRGRHYWEIEVDDWTEYRVGVAFEDTQRSSYLGANATSWCLRHIRTPSRHKYEFLHNGWSADVRITVQPLRVGVFLDYDSGTLSFYNTHLQQHLHTFRCCFTHTVLPCFALDKPGTLRIHTGVPAPSYITHTQA; the protein is encoded by the exons atgttttttttccaggaagATATAG GTGTGTCCCTCAGTATGGACCTGTATGAGATGAGGGGTCGCCTACAGGTCATTGCAGAGGAAAACACAGcaagtgaggaagaggaggagaatgaagaggaagatgagttTGTTATGGTGAGAAACAGGAAGATGACCTCTGACCCCAGTGACCGCCCCAATGCCTGGTGTATAGACTGTGGCGTCCCAACACACTCGAACccgagagaacacacacacacacagcacagagtcATCACCATCAGCACCGCCGCTCAGGAgatcaag ggtgagCTTTGTAAGCGCAGCAGCAGTTTAGCAGAGAAGATCACACAGATGGACAACTTTCTCAGTAACCTGGAGGAGATCTTCATCACTGTGGAG gAGAATTTCGGGCGTCAGGAGCAGAACCTGGAGCAGCACTATAATGATGttctgcagtctctctctcagcgCTTCAGAGATAACAGCGCCGCCCTGCTGGATGAGAAGAAGCTGAAACTGGAGGCTCTCTACGGGCAGCTGCTGAGCTGTGGAGACGCGCTGACCGCCAGCAAAGAGCTGATAGAACACGCGCAAGAACTTCACCgctgtgaggacacacacatatTCCTACAG ACTGTTATATCTATCATTAagag GATGGAGGAATTTTCAAAGGATGAGGTGGAgcttaaagtgtgtgtgtgtctggatttTGCCCCGCCCCCTTCAGACCTGACTGAGGTTCAACACATGATGGACTCTGTTAATGTTGTACCAG ctccCTCGGCCCCGGTGATGAACCCACAGCTGGTGAACTCTGCCTCGCCTTCGtctctgcgtgtgtgttggAGTCTGTTTTCTGATGACACAGTGGATTTCTACCAACTTTACTGCCGTCAGATCTGTGAGGACATCGCCACGGAAACCGTGCAGGAGG cctCAGTGTTACGAGTAAAGGAGACTCACTGTGTGGTAAAGGATCTTTATCCTAATTCTCAGTATGAGTTTTGGGTCACAGcaacaaacacaacaggaaTTAGTCCAGCCAGCGAGAAGGCCGTGTACATGAccg ttcccTCTCCTCCTGACATTAGACAGCACGAGTGTGCGAGCTGTCTGGAAGCGGCGCTGATTCGGTGGGACTCTGGAAACACAAACCCTGTGGAGTCATACACACTCGAGCTGTGTGAGGACGGAGAGCTAGACCAtgcagtgactga gtcaATTGTGGCGATCCccacctgtgagtgtgtggtgcaGCTGCAGCCGTGGAAATGTTACATCATTACGGTCAGAGCTGTGAACATCGGCGGCTCCAGTGAAAAGAGTCGACCAATCAAAATCTCCACTACAG ggacTTTCTTCCACCTGCTGAAGGAAACCGCTCACCCAAGCTTGTGTGTGCTGGACGATGGTTTCACTATTGTTTACCCGGACGAAGATCTACCTTTAAGTGACATGGTGTTCACCGAAAGCTCCTTCAACAG ttgtgtagctGTACTTGGTGACCTTATCCCTGTACGAGGACGTCACTACTGGGAAATAGAAGTCGATGATTGGACAGAGTATAGAGTGGGCGTGGCCTTCGAGGACACACAGCGCAGCTCTTATCTTGGTGCTAATGCTACATCCTGGTGCCTGAGGCACATCCGCACACCCTccag ACACAAGTACGAGTTCCTGCACAACGGCTGGAGTGCAGATGTGCGCATCACGGTGCAGCCGCTGCGTGTGGGCGTGTTCCTGGATTACGACAGCGGCACACTCTCcttctacaacacacacctacaacaacacttacacacattcaggTGCTGCTTCACACACACCGTGCTGCCCTGCTTCGCCCTGGATAAACCTGGAACTCTGAGAATACACACCGGGGTTCCTGCtccatcatacatcacacacactcaagcataa
- the LOC131352117 gene encoding fibronectin type III and SPRY domain-containing protein 2 isoform X1 → MFFFQEDIGVSLSMDLYEMRGRLQVIAEENTASEEEEENEEEDEFVMVRNRKMTSDPSDRPNAWCIDCGVPTHSNPREHTHTQHRVITISTAAQEIKGELCKRSSSLAEKITQMDNFLSNLEEIFITVEENFGRQEQNLEQHYNDVLQSLSQRFRDNSAALLDEKKLKLEALYGQLLSCGDALTASKELIEHAQELHRCEDTHIFLQTVISIIKRMEEFSKDEVELKVCVCLDFAPPPSDLTEVQHMMDSVNVVPAPSAPVMNPQLVNSASPSSLRVCWSLFSDDTVDFYQLYCRQICEDIATETVQEASVLRVKETHCVVKDLYPNSQYEFWVTATNTTGISPASEKAVYMTVPSPPDIRQHECASCLEAALIRWDSGNTNPVESYTLELCEDGELDHAVTESIVAIPTCECVVQLQPWKCYIITVRAVNIGGSSEKSRPIKISTTGTFFHLLKETAHPSLCVLDDGFTIVYPDEDLPLSDMVFTESSFNSCVAVLGDLIPVRGRHYWEIEVDDWTEYRVGVAFEDTQRSSYLGANATSWCLRHIRTPSRHKYEFLHNGWSADVRITVQPLRVGVFLDYDSGTLSFYNTHLQQHLHTFRFHPPTTLIGYAAVTHHLSNDDVPILLQSCLRGNLYKQKRHREQRAGEGLSCDQL, encoded by the exons atgttttttttccaggaagATATAG GTGTGTCCCTCAGTATGGACCTGTATGAGATGAGGGGTCGCCTACAGGTCATTGCAGAGGAAAACACAGcaagtgaggaagaggaggagaatgaagaggaagatgagttTGTTATGGTGAGAAACAGGAAGATGACCTCTGACCCCAGTGACCGCCCCAATGCCTGGTGTATAGACTGTGGCGTCCCAACACACTCGAACccgagagaacacacacacacacagcacagagtcATCACCATCAGCACCGCCGCTCAGGAgatcaag ggtgagCTTTGTAAGCGCAGCAGCAGTTTAGCAGAGAAGATCACACAGATGGACAACTTTCTCAGTAACCTGGAGGAGATCTTCATCACTGTGGAG gAGAATTTCGGGCGTCAGGAGCAGAACCTGGAGCAGCACTATAATGATGttctgcagtctctctctcagcgCTTCAGAGATAACAGCGCCGCCCTGCTGGATGAGAAGAAGCTGAAACTGGAGGCTCTCTACGGGCAGCTGCTGAGCTGTGGAGACGCGCTGACCGCCAGCAAAGAGCTGATAGAACACGCGCAAGAACTTCACCgctgtgaggacacacacatatTCCTACAG ACTGTTATATCTATCATTAagag GATGGAGGAATTTTCAAAGGATGAGGTGGAgcttaaagtgtgtgtgtgtctggatttTGCCCCGCCCCCTTCAGACCTGACTGAGGTTCAACACATGATGGACTCTGTTAATGTTGTACCAG ctccCTCGGCCCCGGTGATGAACCCACAGCTGGTGAACTCTGCCTCGCCTTCGtctctgcgtgtgtgttggAGTCTGTTTTCTGATGACACAGTGGATTTCTACCAACTTTACTGCCGTCAGATCTGTGAGGACATCGCCACGGAAACCGTGCAGGAGG cctCAGTGTTACGAGTAAAGGAGACTCACTGTGTGGTAAAGGATCTTTATCCTAATTCTCAGTATGAGTTTTGGGTCACAGcaacaaacacaacaggaaTTAGTCCAGCCAGCGAGAAGGCCGTGTACATGAccg ttcccTCTCCTCCTGACATTAGACAGCACGAGTGTGCGAGCTGTCTGGAAGCGGCGCTGATTCGGTGGGACTCTGGAAACACAAACCCTGTGGAGTCATACACACTCGAGCTGTGTGAGGACGGAGAGCTAGACCAtgcagtgactga gtcaATTGTGGCGATCCccacctgtgagtgtgtggtgcaGCTGCAGCCGTGGAAATGTTACATCATTACGGTCAGAGCTGTGAACATCGGCGGCTCCAGTGAAAAGAGTCGACCAATCAAAATCTCCACTACAG ggacTTTCTTCCACCTGCTGAAGGAAACCGCTCACCCAAGCTTGTGTGTGCTGGACGATGGTTTCACTATTGTTTACCCGGACGAAGATCTACCTTTAAGTGACATGGTGTTCACCGAAAGCTCCTTCAACAG ttgtgtagctGTACTTGGTGACCTTATCCCTGTACGAGGACGTCACTACTGGGAAATAGAAGTCGATGATTGGACAGAGTATAGAGTGGGCGTGGCCTTCGAGGACACACAGCGCAGCTCTTATCTTGGTGCTAATGCTACATCCTGGTGCCTGAGGCACATCCGCACACCCTccag ACACAAGTACGAGTTCCTGCACAACGGCTGGAGTGCAGATGTGCGCATCACGGTGCAGCCGCTGCGTGTGGGCGTGTTCCTGGATTACGACAGCGGCACACTCTCcttctacaacacacacctacaacaacacttacacacattcag GTTCCACCCACCAACGACTCTTATTGGATACGCGGCTGTCACTCATCATTTGTCTAACGATGACGTCCCCATTCTCCTCCAATCATGTCTCCGTGGGAATCTTTATAAACAGAAGCGGCATCGGGAACAGAGAGCTGGGGAGGGACTGAGCTGTGATCAGCTGTGA
- the LOC131352117 gene encoding fibronectin type III and SPRY domain-containing protein 2 isoform X2 — protein MDLYEMRGRLQVIAEENTASEEEEENEEEDEFVMVRNRKMTSDPSDRPNAWCIDCGVPTHSNPREHTHTQHRVITISTAAQEIKGELCKRSSSLAEKITQMDNFLSNLEEIFITVEENFGRQEQNLEQHYNDVLQSLSQRFRDNSAALLDEKKLKLEALYGQLLSCGDALTASKELIEHAQELHRCEDTHIFLQTVISIIKRMEEFSKDEVELKVCVCLDFAPPPSDLTEVQHMMDSVNVVPAPSAPVMNPQLVNSASPSSLRVCWSLFSDDTVDFYQLYCRQICEDIATETVQEASVLRVKETHCVVKDLYPNSQYEFWVTATNTTGISPASEKAVYMTVPSPPDIRQHECASCLEAALIRWDSGNTNPVESYTLELCEDGELDHAVTESIVAIPTCECVVQLQPWKCYIITVRAVNIGGSSEKSRPIKISTTGTFFHLLKETAHPSLCVLDDGFTIVYPDEDLPLSDMVFTESSFNSCVAVLGDLIPVRGRHYWEIEVDDWTEYRVGVAFEDTQRSSYLGANATSWCLRHIRTPSRHKYEFLHNGWSADVRITVQPLRVGVFLDYDSGTLSFYNTHLQQHLHTFRFHPPTTLIGYAAVTHHLSNDDVPILLQSCLRGNLYKQKRHREQRAGEGLSCDQL, from the exons ATGGACCTGTATGAGATGAGGGGTCGCCTACAGGTCATTGCAGAGGAAAACACAGcaagtgaggaagaggaggagaatgaagaggaagatgagttTGTTATGGTGAGAAACAGGAAGATGACCTCTGACCCCAGTGACCGCCCCAATGCCTGGTGTATAGACTGTGGCGTCCCAACACACTCGAACccgagagaacacacacacacacagcacagagtcATCACCATCAGCACCGCCGCTCAGGAgatcaag ggtgagCTTTGTAAGCGCAGCAGCAGTTTAGCAGAGAAGATCACACAGATGGACAACTTTCTCAGTAACCTGGAGGAGATCTTCATCACTGTGGAG gAGAATTTCGGGCGTCAGGAGCAGAACCTGGAGCAGCACTATAATGATGttctgcagtctctctctcagcgCTTCAGAGATAACAGCGCCGCCCTGCTGGATGAGAAGAAGCTGAAACTGGAGGCTCTCTACGGGCAGCTGCTGAGCTGTGGAGACGCGCTGACCGCCAGCAAAGAGCTGATAGAACACGCGCAAGAACTTCACCgctgtgaggacacacacatatTCCTACAG ACTGTTATATCTATCATTAagag GATGGAGGAATTTTCAAAGGATGAGGTGGAgcttaaagtgtgtgtgtgtctggatttTGCCCCGCCCCCTTCAGACCTGACTGAGGTTCAACACATGATGGACTCTGTTAATGTTGTACCAG ctccCTCGGCCCCGGTGATGAACCCACAGCTGGTGAACTCTGCCTCGCCTTCGtctctgcgtgtgtgttggAGTCTGTTTTCTGATGACACAGTGGATTTCTACCAACTTTACTGCCGTCAGATCTGTGAGGACATCGCCACGGAAACCGTGCAGGAGG cctCAGTGTTACGAGTAAAGGAGACTCACTGTGTGGTAAAGGATCTTTATCCTAATTCTCAGTATGAGTTTTGGGTCACAGcaacaaacacaacaggaaTTAGTCCAGCCAGCGAGAAGGCCGTGTACATGAccg ttcccTCTCCTCCTGACATTAGACAGCACGAGTGTGCGAGCTGTCTGGAAGCGGCGCTGATTCGGTGGGACTCTGGAAACACAAACCCTGTGGAGTCATACACACTCGAGCTGTGTGAGGACGGAGAGCTAGACCAtgcagtgactga gtcaATTGTGGCGATCCccacctgtgagtgtgtggtgcaGCTGCAGCCGTGGAAATGTTACATCATTACGGTCAGAGCTGTGAACATCGGCGGCTCCAGTGAAAAGAGTCGACCAATCAAAATCTCCACTACAG ggacTTTCTTCCACCTGCTGAAGGAAACCGCTCACCCAAGCTTGTGTGTGCTGGACGATGGTTTCACTATTGTTTACCCGGACGAAGATCTACCTTTAAGTGACATGGTGTTCACCGAAAGCTCCTTCAACAG ttgtgtagctGTACTTGGTGACCTTATCCCTGTACGAGGACGTCACTACTGGGAAATAGAAGTCGATGATTGGACAGAGTATAGAGTGGGCGTGGCCTTCGAGGACACACAGCGCAGCTCTTATCTTGGTGCTAATGCTACATCCTGGTGCCTGAGGCACATCCGCACACCCTccag ACACAAGTACGAGTTCCTGCACAACGGCTGGAGTGCAGATGTGCGCATCACGGTGCAGCCGCTGCGTGTGGGCGTGTTCCTGGATTACGACAGCGGCACACTCTCcttctacaacacacacctacaacaacacttacacacattcag GTTCCACCCACCAACGACTCTTATTGGATACGCGGCTGTCACTCATCATTTGTCTAACGATGACGTCCCCATTCTCCTCCAATCATGTCTCCGTGGGAATCTTTATAAACAGAAGCGGCATCGGGAACAGAGAGCTGGGGAGGGACTGAGCTGTGATCAGCTGTGA